One window of the Pelmatolapia mariae isolate MD_Pm_ZW linkage group LG15, Pm_UMD_F_2, whole genome shotgun sequence genome contains the following:
- the meis2b gene encoding homeobox protein Meis2b has protein sequence MAQRYDELTHYGGAMDGVPSSMYGDPHAPRPLPQLHHLSHGAPPHPTQHYGVHAPHNIMGSSVSDALKRDKDQIYGHPLFPLLALVFEKCELATCTPREPGVAGGDVCSSDSFNEDIAVFAKQIRAEKPLFSSNPELDNLMIQAIQVLRFHLLELEKVHELCDNFCHRYISCLKGKMPIDLVIEERDVCKSDFDDLSGSSTNLADHNPASWRDMDDSHSTPSVGTPGPSSGGHVSQSGDNTSELGDGLDNSLASPGTGDEDDQDKKRQKKRGIFPKVATNIMRAWLFQHLTHPYPSEEQKKQLAQDTGLTILQVNNWFINARRRIVQPMIDQSNRAVSQGTAYSPDGQPMGGFVLDGQQHMNLRPGGPMGNMGMNMGMDGQWHYM, from the exons TATGATGAGCTGACTCATTACGGAGGCGCGATGGACGGAGTCCCCAGCTCCATGTACGGAGACCCGCACGCACCCCGGCCCCTACCGCAGCTCCACCACCTGAGTCATGGGGCTCCCCCACACCCGACGCAACACTACGGAGTCCACGCTCCGCACAACATCATGGGCAGCTCCGTCAGCGACGCACTCAAGAGAGACAAGGACCAAATCTACGG CCACCCTTTATTCCCTCTGCTGGCTCTGGTGTTCGAAAAGTGCGAGCTGGCGACCTGCACGCCCCGAGAACCCGGTGTGGCGGGAGGAGACGTCTGCTCCTCAGATTCCTTCAACGAAGACATCGCTGTGTTCGCAAAGCAG ATCCGCGCAGAGAAACCTCTGTTCTCGTCTAACCCAGAGCTGGATAACCTG ATGATTCAAGCCATTCAAGTCCTGCGGTTTCATCTGCTGGAATTAGAAAAG GTCCATGAGCTCTGTGATAACTTCTGCCACCGCTACATCAGCTGCCTGAAAGGAAAGATGCCCATCGATCTGGTCATCGAGGAGAGGGACGTCTGCAAGTCGGACTTTGACGACCTTTCAGGATCCTCCACTAATCTCGCAGATCAT AACCCAGCGTCCTGGAGAGACATGGATGATTCCCATTCCACTCCCTCTGTGGGTACTCCAGGACCATCCAGCGGGGGACACGTTTCCCAGAGCGGAGACAACACCAGCGAACTTG GTGACGGCCTTGACAACAGCTTGGCATCACCAGGCACAGGAGATGAGGATGACCAAGACaagaagagacagaagaaaCGAGGCATCTTCCCCAAAGTGGCGACAAACATAATGAGAGCGTGGCTATTCCAGCACCTTACA CACCCATACCCATCAGAGGAACAGAAAAAGCAGCTAGCACAGGACACAGGTCTCACCATTCTTCAAGTGAACAACTG GTTTATCAATGCAAGGAGGAGAATAGTCCAGCCTATGATTGACCAGTCGAACAGAGCAG TAAGTCAGGGTACAGCTTACAGTCCAGATGGCCAGCCAATGGGAGGCTTTGTTCTTGATGGGCAGCAGCACATGAATCTTCGACCTGGTG GGCCGATGGGTAACATGGGCATGAATATGGGGATGGATGGGCAGTGGCACTACATGTAA